AAATGTTCGTCAAACAGTCTCATTTTTAGCATCCATTTAGCAAACTGATAATGTTTGTATATCTTCACATCATAGACCCTATATTAATAAGCATGTCACATTGTGACGCCTTTTTCAAACTTAATTCAGCCACCCTGTGTTTTCATTTTTAGCCAATTTAACACGATTTTAAAACTTGATTACGTTTGTGAGTTTGCACTGCATGAGGTTTTGGTCAACAATACTTACCCTAAACTACGATGAGGATTCACCATGAATTATTGGTTAATGAAAACAGAACCGTCCA
The genomic region above belongs to Legionellales bacterium and contains:
- a CDS encoding type II toxin-antitoxin system RelE/ParE family toxin; translated protein: MKIYKHYQFAKWMLKMRLFDEHLKQASNEIMNNLIDADLGQ